In the genome of Nitrospirota bacterium, one region contains:
- the trxB gene encoding thioredoxin-disulfide reductase, producing MDTERKVLILGSGCAGLTAAIYTARANLKPLVIEGLQPGGQLATTTEVENFPGFEHGVQGPDLMTTMRAQAKRFGTEIVMDEITAVDLKARPFRVIGGEGETRCESLIIATGASAKMIGLDKEKKLIGRGVSTCATCDGAFFKNKPIVVVGGGDSAMEEAIFLTRFGSSVVVVHRRDKLRASKIMQDRASKNPKITFAWNSVVEDIKDQGGKVGGVVLRNIVTKELTETPCEGLFVAIGHKPNSELFKGVLDMDEVGYLKTVNGTSATKIPGVFAAGDVVDRRYRQAVTAAGMGCMSAIDAERYLESLE from the coding sequence ATGGACACGGAGCGTAAAGTCCTAATTCTTGGGTCCGGGTGCGCCGGGCTGACGGCGGCGATCTACACGGCCCGGGCAAATCTCAAGCCGCTGGTGATCGAAGGGCTTCAGCCGGGCGGCCAACTGGCGACCACGACCGAAGTGGAGAACTTCCCCGGCTTCGAGCACGGCGTCCAGGGTCCCGACTTGATGACCACAATGCGGGCGCAGGCCAAACGCTTCGGAACCGAGATCGTGATGGACGAGATCACCGCAGTGGATCTCAAGGCCCGACCGTTTCGAGTGATCGGCGGCGAGGGCGAAACACGGTGCGAGAGTCTTATCATTGCCACCGGCGCCTCGGCCAAGATGATCGGACTGGACAAAGAAAAGAAGCTGATCGGTCGGGGCGTGTCCACCTGTGCCACCTGCGATGGCGCGTTCTTCAAGAACAAGCCCATCGTGGTGGTTGGGGGGGGGGATTCGGCGATGGAAGAGGCGATCTTCCTGACGCGGTTCGGCAGCTCGGTCGTTGTGGTCCATCGCCGGGACAAACTCCGCGCATCGAAAATCATGCAGGATCGGGCATCGAAAAATCCCAAGATCACATTCGCCTGGAACAGCGTGGTGGAGGACATTAAGGACCAAGGCGGCAAGGTTGGCGGGGTGGTGCTTCGAAATATCGTCACGAAAGAACTGACGGAGACACCTTGCGAGGGCCTCTTCGTCGCCATCGGTCACAAGCCGAACTCCGAGCTGTTCAAAGGTGTCCTCGACATGGATGAAGTCGGCTACCTCAAGACGGTGAATGGCACGAGCGCGACGAAAATTCCCGGTGTCTTCGCGGCGGGCGACGTGGTCGACCGCCGCTACCGTCAAGCCGTGACCGCCGCCGGCATGGGCTGCATGTCCGCCATCGACGCCGAACGTTATCTGGAGTCGCTTGAATAG
- the secG gene encoding preprotein translocase subunit SecG, whose amino-acid sequence MTAILITIHILSALVLVLSILLQPGRSSGFSVTFSETATAIFGGKGATSFLEKVTAGAAAVFILTSVTLAIRMGRGGGGSVMQDVKTPPPVTAPEALPVPTSPSAVNPPAAAPPSATPEASPPAVEGSQAPAAPAPPAQAPVAPPPSAPR is encoded by the coding sequence ATGACGGCCATCTTGATTACGATCCACATTCTCAGCGCGCTGGTGCTGGTTCTGAGCATTCTCCTTCAGCCCGGCCGAAGCTCCGGGTTCAGCGTGACCTTCAGTGAGACGGCCACGGCGATCTTCGGCGGAAAGGGAGCCACCAGCTTTCTGGAGAAGGTTACCGCCGGCGCGGCGGCCGTGTTCATTCTCACTTCCGTGACGCTGGCGATCCGAATGGGTCGGGGCGGGGGCGGCAGCGTGATGCAAGACGTGAAGACTCCGCCTCCCGTTACGGCCCCCGAGGCCTTGCCAGTACCCACTTCACCTTCGGCGGTGAATCCGCCCGCAGCAGCACCGCCGTCGGCTACCCCCGAGGCATCGCCGCCCGCCGTGGAAGGATCCCAGGCGCCGGCAGCTCCAGCGCCACCCGCCCAAGCCCCCGTCGCCCCACCGCCATCGGCACCGCGGTAG
- a CDS encoding triose-phosphate isomerase, translating into MRRKGIRKPTDRRPPPGRTEIKKRTPLISGNWKMVPTLQEGLALAEHLKKELPAQGKTRVTVHPPFPGLKPVGQILAGSRIGLGAQDMHWEEKGAYTGEVSAPMLMEVGCQYVIIGHSERRQFFGETNETASKKVASAVKHGLCPILCVGETLEERKKGNTLAKVESQVREGLAGIAQAGPVVRFVMAYEPVWAIGTGVTPKPEEAQEVHGLIRRTLQSLMGAAAETVPIQYGGSVTPENAGPFLGQADIDGALVGGASLKAESFLKIIMTAEALT; encoded by the coding sequence ATGCGGCGAAAAGGGATTCGGAAACCGACGGACCGGCGGCCACCGCCCGGGCGAACTGAAATTAAGAAGCGAACTCCCCTCATCTCGGGAAACTGGAAAATGGTTCCGACCCTTCAGGAAGGTCTCGCATTGGCCGAGCATCTCAAGAAAGAACTTCCCGCCCAGGGAAAAACCCGCGTGACCGTACATCCCCCCTTCCCGGGGCTGAAACCGGTGGGACAGATCCTTGCCGGCAGCCGCATCGGGCTTGGGGCGCAGGATATGCACTGGGAGGAGAAGGGCGCCTACACCGGTGAAGTATCGGCGCCGATGTTGATGGAGGTGGGATGCCAGTATGTCATCATCGGCCACTCGGAACGTCGCCAGTTTTTCGGGGAAACCAATGAGACGGCCTCGAAAAAGGTTGCCTCCGCGGTGAAGCATGGGCTTTGTCCCATCCTGTGCGTCGGGGAGACCTTGGAGGAACGCAAGAAAGGGAATACTCTGGCCAAAGTGGAGTCCCAGGTACGAGAAGGATTGGCCGGCATTGCCCAAGCGGGGCCGGTCGTGCGCTTCGTCATGGCCTATGAGCCTGTCTGGGCCATCGGAACGGGCGTGACTCCGAAACCGGAGGAAGCGCAGGAAGTCCACGGCTTGATTCGACGCACGCTCCAGAGCCTGATGGGAGCGGCCGCCGAGACCGTTCCCATTCAATACGGCGGGAGCGTGACGCCGGAGAATGCGGGGCCATTTCTCGGACAGGCGGACATCGATGGAGCACTGGTAGGGGGCGCCAGTTTGAAAGCGGAGAGTTTTCTGAAAATTATTATGACAGCGGAGGCACTGACATGA
- a CDS encoding phosphoglycerate kinase has protein sequence MSLIKYLDEIDLKANRVLLRADLNVPVDSSGRVTDDTRITAALDSIRYILNRRCKLTICSHRGRPKDGPDPKLSLMPAAEMLSRLLGTEVILSDEPGGAAALQQAMALKPDQVLLLENLRFHPGEKKNDPKFVDSLAKFGEIFVNDAFGVVHRPHASVVGIPKVVKKSVGGFLLKRELFKLSRLLQEPDRPYLAVLGGAKVSDKIGLIYNLADKVDTIIVGGAMAYTFLKAQGISVGKSLVEADKLAVAEEIIHHCRQLGVNVLFPVDHLVTAKIEDEEKAEVTRGADIPNGMTGVDIGPKSIDLFCRHIARARTIFWNGPMGIFETQAYSKGTITLARRIAECMAYTVGGGGDTLAGVRQAGVMAWFTHLSTGGGAAMEFLEGAALPGLVALADAAKRDSETDGPAATARAN, from the coding sequence ATGTCGCTCATCAAATATCTTGACGAAATCGACCTGAAGGCGAACCGCGTCCTCCTGCGCGCGGACCTCAACGTTCCCGTCGATTCGAGCGGACGGGTCACAGACGATACGCGCATCACCGCCGCGCTGGACAGCATCCGCTACATCCTGAATCGGCGTTGCAAGCTGACGATTTGTTCGCATCGTGGGAGGCCGAAGGATGGGCCGGACCCGAAACTGAGCCTGATGCCGGCGGCCGAAATGCTGTCCCGCCTCTTGGGCACGGAGGTCATCCTCTCGGATGAACCCGGGGGGGCGGCGGCGCTCCAGCAAGCCATGGCGCTCAAGCCCGACCAAGTCCTGCTCTTGGAGAATTTGAGATTCCATCCGGGCGAAAAGAAAAACGATCCGAAGTTTGTCGATTCGCTCGCCAAGTTCGGCGAGATATTTGTGAACGATGCCTTCGGAGTCGTCCACCGACCCCATGCCTCCGTGGTAGGCATCCCCAAAGTGGTGAAGAAATCGGTGGGAGGCTTTCTTCTCAAGCGCGAACTTTTCAAGCTCAGCCGTCTTCTCCAGGAGCCGGACCGCCCGTATCTCGCCGTTCTGGGCGGCGCGAAGGTGTCCGACAAGATCGGGCTAATCTACAACCTGGCGGACAAAGTGGACACGATCATCGTTGGCGGCGCCATGGCCTACACGTTCCTCAAGGCCCAGGGCATTTCCGTGGGGAAGTCGCTGGTGGAGGCCGACAAGCTGGCCGTGGCCGAGGAGATCATCCACCACTGCCGCCAACTGGGCGTCAATGTCCTTTTCCCGGTGGATCATCTGGTCACGGCGAAGATCGAGGACGAGGAGAAGGCCGAAGTGACGCGCGGCGCGGATATTCCGAACGGAATGACGGGTGTGGATATCGGACCCAAGTCGATCGACCTCTTCTGCCGGCATATCGCACGGGCGCGGACGATTTTTTGGAACGGTCCCATGGGCATTTTTGAAACGCAGGCGTACTCCAAGGGGACGATCACCCTGGCGCGCCGGATCGCAGAGTGCATGGCCTACACGGTGGGCGGCGGTGGCGACACCCTGGCGGGCGTCCGTCAGGCGGGCGTCATGGCGTGGTTCACGCACTTGTCCACGGGAGGCGGCGCGGCGATGGAGTTTCTCGAAGGGGCCGCCCTTCCGGGGCTGGTGGCGCTTGCCGATGCGGCGAAAAGGGATTCGGAAACCGACGGACCGGCGGCCACCGCCCGGGCGAACTGA
- a CDS encoding MerR family transcriptional regulator, with translation MVPPKRLPDKVYYRIGEISRYTGLEPYVLRYWETEFEQLAPQKSGSRQRLYRRPDVDLILHIKELLYEQGYTIEGAKKSLHRRAKPVGTDHLPESVREGLRTIRRELTSIIEILKES, from the coding sequence ATCGTGCCTCCTAAGCGGCTACCGGACAAGGTTTACTACAGGATCGGTGAAATCAGCCGGTACACAGGACTGGAGCCTTACGTGTTGAGATACTGGGAAACGGAGTTCGAGCAATTGGCGCCGCAGAAGAGCGGAAGCCGGCAAAGGCTCTATCGGCGCCCGGACGTGGATTTGATCCTCCACATCAAGGAACTTCTCTACGAACAGGGCTACACGATCGAGGGAGCCAAGAAATCGCTGCACCGTCGCGCGAAGCCGGTGGGCACCGACCATCTTCCGGAGTCCGTTCGCGAAGGCCTTCGCACGATCCGGAGAGAACTGACCTCCATCATTGAAATCTTGAAAGAATCATAG
- a CDS encoding SMP-30/gluconolactonase/LRE family protein: MSATVLSGCGGGDSEEAEISLPVAARPLIEGVFKSSEGIAFDSKGRLLVTADKALWEIKPEGTTNKIVSLKGPIGIAHDGSGSILVAESGDTFGGPEPRAKDGAVLRVSEEGAVSTLTTDIPDPNFILVRKDGSLLVSDDMGDVIYSVPKDGGTASVFLKGLAAPNGMVFSLDASELFVAQSFSEAGSLAPDSRVWRVPMASSDSPGAPALLAKLPDLATNDGLAMDEKGRVYVAANIIGKIYRIDPKSPDPVVVASGIQGVASLAFGRGKGFSETSLFVTQLFGGGVYELPLGVKSASIP; this comes from the coding sequence TTGAGCGCGACGGTTCTCTCCGGTTGCGGCGGCGGTGATTCCGAAGAGGCGGAAATATCCCTCCCGGTCGCGGCGCGGCCACTGATCGAGGGAGTGTTCAAGAGTTCTGAGGGGATCGCCTTCGATTCCAAAGGCCGACTTCTCGTCACGGCAGACAAGGCGCTGTGGGAAATCAAGCCGGAGGGCACGACAAACAAGATTGTGAGCCTCAAGGGGCCGATCGGGATAGCCCATGACGGCTCCGGCTCCATCCTCGTGGCGGAAAGCGGCGATACCTTCGGCGGGCCGGAGCCACGGGCGAAGGACGGCGCGGTTTTAAGGGTGAGCGAGGAGGGTGCGGTCTCGACGCTGACCACCGATATCCCCGACCCGAATTTCATTCTTGTGCGGAAGGACGGCAGCCTGTTGGTATCGGACGACATGGGCGATGTGATCTATTCGGTCCCGAAGGATGGAGGGACGGCATCTGTTTTCCTCAAGGGACTTGCTGCGCCGAATGGAATGGTCTTCTCGCTCGACGCCTCAGAGCTGTTTGTCGCTCAAAGTTTTTCCGAGGCGGGGAGCCTCGCGCCGGATTCGCGCGTGTGGCGGGTGCCGATGGCCTCTTCCGATTCTCCGGGCGCTCCGGCCCTGCTGGCGAAGTTGCCGGACTTGGCGACGAATGACGGTTTGGCGATGGATGAGAAAGGGCGAGTATACGTGGCCGCCAATATTATTGGGAAGATTTATCGGATCGATCCGAAATCGCCCGACCCCGTGGTCGTGGCCTCCGGCATCCAAGGCGTCGCCAGCCTCGCCTTCGGGCGCGGCAAGGGCTTCAGCGAAACCTCACTTTTTGTCACCCAGCTCTTCGGCGGCGGCGTCTACGAACTCCCGCTCGGTGTGAAGAGCGCGTCGATTCCCTAA
- the gap gene encoding type I glyceraldehyde-3-phosphate dehydrogenase, whose protein sequence is MGKTKIGINGFGRIGRCVVRVLTAQKRELEVVAINDLYDTATLAHLLKYDSIHGRFPGDIRAEGKALVFNDQKAVITAERDPAKIPWKDLGADIVLESTGLFTEREKAEAHLKAGAKKVIISAPAKNPDATFVMGVNHKTFDPKKHHVVSNASCTTNCLAPVAWTLLKNFGIVRGLMTTVHSYTNDQRLLDLPHKDLRRARAAAASMIPTSTGAAKAIHLVIPELSGKLDGLSIRVPTQNVSVVDLVVETEKDTSVEQVNAAMKAASEKDLKGIMGFETEPLVSVDFNGDARSAVVDAGSTAVIGKRMVKVLAWYDNEWGFSNRMTDLTEYVAHQIS, encoded by the coding sequence ATGGGAAAGACAAAGATCGGTATCAACGGGTTTGGCCGGATCGGCCGGTGCGTGGTGCGGGTCCTCACCGCCCAGAAGCGCGAACTGGAGGTCGTGGCGATCAACGATCTGTACGATACCGCGACCCTCGCCCACCTGCTCAAATACGATTCGATTCACGGACGGTTTCCGGGAGACATTCGCGCGGAGGGAAAGGCCCTCGTATTCAACGACCAGAAAGCCGTGATTACGGCGGAAAGAGACCCCGCGAAAATTCCATGGAAGGATCTGGGCGCGGACATTGTGCTGGAGAGCACCGGCCTGTTCACCGAGCGCGAAAAGGCAGAGGCGCACCTGAAAGCCGGCGCGAAAAAGGTCATCATCTCGGCCCCGGCGAAAAATCCGGACGCAACGTTTGTCATGGGCGTGAACCACAAAACGTTCGATCCCAAGAAACATCACGTCGTATCCAACGCCTCCTGCACCACGAACTGTCTCGCGCCCGTGGCTTGGACGCTCCTCAAAAATTTCGGAATCGTTCGGGGCCTTATGACCACCGTCCATTCCTACACCAACGACCAGCGTCTGCTGGATCTTCCGCACAAGGATCTTCGGCGGGCACGCGCGGCCGCCGCCTCGATGATTCCCACGAGCACAGGGGCCGCCAAGGCCATCCACCTCGTGATTCCGGAGTTGTCGGGGAAGCTGGACGGTCTGTCCATCCGGGTCCCGACCCAGAACGTTTCGGTGGTGGACCTCGTCGTCGAGACGGAGAAAGACACCTCCGTGGAGCAGGTGAACGCGGCGATGAAGGCCGCTTCCGAGAAGGATCTGAAGGGCATCATGGGCTTCGAGACCGAACCGCTTGTTTCCGTCGATTTCAACGGGGATGCGCGATCGGCCGTGGTGGATGCCGGATCCACCGCCGTGATCGGCAAGCGGATGGTGAAAGTGCTCGCGTGGTACGACAACGAGTGGGGATTCTCTAACCGGATGACGGATCTGACCGAATATGTCGCTCATCAAATATCTTGA
- a CDS encoding HAD-IA family hydrolase, with amino-acid sequence MAARRGRIPGAGSSSATRPSPRRPTAIGTAVGGGPRVVDTIVFDLDGTLIDSREDIAIAVNHTLEHFGYRKLDHETIYTFIGRGAGPLLQDSLKAIGIDLENVNPAMFETGRSIFIQFYSDHLLDHTRLYEGVLDVLTHFQKKKLAVLSNKPEVLSKKILEGLNIAGYFQQIFGGESLPYKKPDPKALLEAMERIGAVPASTAFVGDSTIDLETGAGAGVFTCGVTYGLGHPEDIRARCPDVLLEKITDLPQYLA; translated from the coding sequence ATCGCCGCCCGCCGTGGAAGGATCCCAGGCGCCGGCAGCTCCAGCGCCACCCGCCCAAGCCCCCGTCGCCCCACCGCCATCGGCACCGCGGTAGGAGGCGGTCCCCGCGTCGTTGACACGATTGTCTTCGACCTGGACGGGACTCTCATCGATTCGCGGGAGGACATTGCCATCGCCGTGAACCACACGCTCGAGCATTTCGGCTACCGTAAGCTCGACCACGAAACAATCTACACCTTCATCGGGCGCGGTGCTGGCCCACTGCTCCAGGACAGTCTGAAAGCCATCGGCATCGACTTGGAGAACGTGAATCCGGCCATGTTTGAGACCGGCCGCTCGATCTTTATCCAGTTCTATTCGGATCACCTCCTGGATCACACCCGCCTCTACGAAGGGGTCTTGGACGTGCTGACGCATTTTCAGAAGAAGAAGCTGGCCGTCCTGTCCAACAAGCCGGAAGTCCTTTCAAAGAAGATTCTTGAGGGGCTGAACATCGCCGGCTATTTCCAGCAAATCTTTGGAGGCGAAAGTCTGCCGTACAAGAAACCGGACCCCAAAGCTCTGCTGGAGGCCATGGAACGAATCGGTGCGGTTCCGGCCTCCACCGCCTTTGTCGGGGACAGCACGATCGACTTGGAAACGGGCGCCGGCGCCGGCGTCTTCACCTGCGGAGTAACCTACGGTCTCGGCCACCCCGAAGACATCCGCGCACGCTGCCCGGACGTCCTCCTTGAAAAAATAACCGATCTGCCACAGTATCTCGCCTGA
- a CDS encoding integration host factor subunit alpha: protein MTKADLIEGIHQTVGIPRSESGRIVERTLDVIKKSLETGEKVKISGFGSFEVRHKKARKGRNPKTAETIILPPHRVVVFKASHVLRKSLNRAS from the coding sequence TTGACCAAGGCGGACCTGATCGAGGGCATCCACCAGACCGTCGGGATTCCGCGGAGCGAGTCCGGGCGGATTGTGGAAAGGACGCTGGATGTGATCAAGAAATCGCTGGAAACCGGCGAGAAGGTGAAGATTTCCGGTTTTGGAAGTTTCGAGGTCCGGCACAAGAAGGCCCGGAAGGGACGCAACCCCAAGACCGCGGAAACCATCATCCTGCCGCCGCATCGCGTGGTGGTATTCAAGGCCAGCCACGTCCTCCGCAAATCGCTGAATCGTGCCTCCTAA